GATGTCGACTCTGTGCCTCGCGGCGCCATCGCCGCTCTTGGCTTTGACTACTACAAACACGGACGCCAGACGGGCAACATGGCCGTTCGCATCCTTCGGGGCGCCGATCCGGGCCAGACCCCGGTAGAGATGCAAAAAGATTTGGAACTCCACCTCAATCTCGAATCCGCTCAGGCTATCGGGGTTGAAATCCCCCAAAAGCTCAAGGACCAGGCCGCCAAGATCTACGAATAGTCTTTGTGCTCCTGGAGCACCTGTTTCCCTTGCCCCAGCGGGGCAACTCGGGAAGACAGGTGCGCTATATCTGATTCTCGCAACTGGGGGGTCGAACACGGCTCCCCAGTTGACTTTTCAGGACCAGACGCGTACGCGCATCCCTTACTCAAGCACGTCAACGCATTGCATCCGAATTCACAAAACCCCTAACCACAATGATTCCACTATGTCCTGGTACGCTTTACTCGGCGCTGTCGAACAAGGGCTTGTCTTTGGTCTGATGGCGCTTGGTGTTTATCTCACCTTCCGCGTCCTCGATTTTCCGGACCTTACCGTTGACGGCAGTCTCCCCCTGGGAGCTGCGGTTTCGGCAACGGCCATCAGCAACGGGGTCGACCCGTACCTCTCCCTCGTCTTCGCCTTTCTGGCCGGCTTCGGGGCCGGCATGGTCACCGGATTTCTGAACACCAAGCTCAAAATTCTCCACCTGCTGGCCTCCATCTTGTCCATGATCGCCCTGTATTCGGTCAATATTCGGATCATGCAAGGGCCCAACGTCTCACTTCTGGGCTCCGGGACAGTCTTCGAGCCCTTATACGATCTGGGACTGCCGGGGTATTTCGCTTCTCCGCTTCTTTTCATACTCATTGCCGCTACTGCGGTCATCGGGCTGATCTGGTTTTTGCATACCGAATTCGGTCAGGCCATGCTCGCTACGGGCGACAATGCGCAGATGATCACCAGCCAGGGCGTCAGCACGCATATGATGATCATCTTTGGTGTCGGCCTCTCCAATGCCTTGGTCGCGTTCAGTGGGGCCCTCGTAGCCCAGAACCAGGGCGCGGCAGACGTCAACATGGGTGTCGGTACGATCGTGGCCGGGTTGGCCTCGGTCATTGTCGGGGAAACCCTGTTTGGCACCCGCGGCATCGCGAGAACCATTACCGCGGTCCTCTTGGGCTCCATAGTCTACCGCACGGCCATCGCCATGGCCTTGGGGCTCAAGCTGGGCGATTTCAGTTTCACACCCAGCGATCTCAATCTCATCACGGCCGTGCTCGTTGTCCTGGCGTTGACAGCGCCGCAAATCAAACAGCGGCTGCGTAAATCATGATTACCATCGAACAGATCACGAAATACTTCCACCGCGGCAGCATCAATGAAGTCCTGGCCCTGGACGACATCTCCCTTGATATCAAACAGGGCGACTTTGTGACCATTATCGGCTCCAACGGTGCGGGCAAGTCGACCCTGCTCAATTGTTTGGCTGGGGGATTTTTCCCTGACAGCGGGCAGCTGACTCTGGACGGCAAAGACATAACCGCGTGGCCGGAATTCAAACGCGCCCGGCATATCGGACGCGTCTTTCAGGACCCCCTGCTGGGCACCTGCGCCTCGCTGAGCATTGCCCAAAATCTCGCCCTGGCCCAGCGCCGCGGTAAACGCCGGGGAATTCGGCTCGGAGTGACCAAGGAGGACAAGGACTTTTTCCGCCGCGAACTGCGCCAGCTGGGACTCGGGCTTGAGGACCGGCTCGACGACACTGTCGGCTTGCTTTCCGGTGGACAGCGCCAGGCGTTGACCATGCTCATGGCGACCATGGTCCGGCCTCAGCTCCTGCTCCTTGACGAGCATACAGCGGCCCTGGACCCCAAAACCGGCCACCAGATCCTCGATCTGACGGCCAATATCGTGGAGAGCCAACACCTCACAACCCTCATGGTCACGCACAATATGAACCAGGCCCTGCATCTCGGGAACCGGTTGATCATGCTCCATGCCGGAAAGGTGATCCTGGATATCGCCGGAGAGGAAAAGCGCAATTTGCGTGTGGAGGACTTGCTGGCCCGATTCTACAGCCTCAAGGGAGAGGAATTTTCGTCGGACCGGATGCTGCTTGTCTAAATCCGGCTTTCAAAACGGACGCGCATACGAAGCCAGTAGAGATTTTTCGACTTACGGTTTCGTCTTCTCAGAGTTCGTGCAAGGGGACGTGCAGCTTTGAGAAGACATTGACACGAAAAAAGGTAAGGAGGGACAATGACGCAACAGACTTTATCGATCATCAAACCTGATGCCGTTGAGCGCGGCCTGACCGGCACCATCCTGGCCCGGATTCAAGACGCGGGGTTGCGGCTGGTAGCGCTCAAAATGCTCCACCTCGACACAACCGAGGCTGAAGCCTTCTACGCCGTGCACAAAGACAAGCCGTTTTTTGGCAGCTTGACCTCGTACATGTCCTCCGGCCCCATCGTTGTGGCTGTTTTAGAGGGCGAAAACGCCATCAGCCGCTATCGGGATCTGATGGGAGCCACCAATCCGGAAAAGGCAGCAGAGGGCACCTTGCGCAAAACCTTCGCTGTCGACCTCGAACGCAATTCCGTGCACGGCTCCGACGCACCGGAAACCGCGGCCACAGAAATTGCCTATTTCTTTAATCAATTGGAGCTTGTGGGATGACCATCCGGCTCGGCTTTCTGGGCACAGGCAACATGGGCGCCGCCCTGGCCAAAGGGATCAGCGGACGCGAGGATCTGGAACTCATTGGGTTTGACCCCGATCAGGACCGGTTGCAGGCCGTCTGCCGGGAGACCTCCATGCAAGCCGCCCCAAACGGCGAGGAAGTAGCTCGGAATGCTGATTGTCTGATTGTGGCCGTAAAACCGCATCTGCTCGAAACAGTAGTTGCGCCTCTGGCCGAGATCGCCCCTTCGGGCAGTTGCCTTCTTTCGATCGCCGCCGGGGTTTCCATGTCCACCTTGCGCCGCGTCTGGCGCACAGACAGCCCTGTCGTGCGGACCATGCCCAACACCCCGTCGCTGTATGGCCGGGGGGTTTTTGCCCTGTGCCTGGATGATCCGAAGCTGACCGCAACGCAAGCGGCCCTGTTCCAGGATGTATTTACTGCTTTGGGGGCCGTGTATACCTTGCCTGAGTCCCAATTCGACGCCTTCACGGCGCTGATTGGATCCGGTCCGGCTTACGTCTTTGCCTTTATGGAAGCCCTTGTCGAAGCCGGGGTCAGCCTGGGGCTCGCCCGGAATCAGACGACCGAAATGGTCAATCACTTGCTGGGTGGCGCAACCCACATGGCCGGACAGAGTTCCCTGCACGTGAGTCAATTGCGGGAGATGGTCTCCTCTCCAGGGGGAACGACACTGGCAGGTCTCAACCATTTTGATCGCCAAGCGTTTCGGGGCCTCGTCATTGATGCTGTTCGCGCCGCCCACGACCGGAGTCGGGAATTGGGACAACAAGAGGACTGAGCCTGGGAAAAAGCCCAACAACCCAAAGGCTCGAGCCCATTTGTAGAAAAAGCCGAGGGGGGATGGCATTCCTCCTCGGCTTTTGCACATACCGCTTCAATATATTGGTGTGGTGCTTCAGGCCAAACGCGCTGCCGAACAGCACAGACTCATATGCTGCCCAGTGCTGGCTGCATTACGGCAACGCATTCAGCCGCTTACGTATTCCACCTCTTCGAAGACATTGAACGCTATTCCCGTCGCTCTCTGCCATTGTTGAACAGATGGCGTGGTACAGGTTGTTCCCCGTCAGCTAGGCGTTTTTCTTCCGCCGCTCCCACAACCGCATATCCTGCATTTTTTTCCGCCGTTCCCGGGCCAGGGCTTTGGCGATCAAGGACTGGGTCTTCTTGAAGCCCCACTTGGCCTTGTATTCCGCCGGGGTCAGCCCGTGCTGGGCCAGATGGCGCTTGGTCAGGACCTTGAAGGTCTTGCCGCATTCCAAGCACACAACACTCTTTTCCCGAATCGCTTTTTTCGGATCCACCGCCGGTTCTTGGTGTTCTTCATGCTGTTCCTGGGGCTCTCCTTCAACAATCCCTTTGAGCTGGTTCGCCAAACGATGGACCATGGAAGTGATTTCTTCCTCGGTCATGTTCCGTACACCGGCCTGAGCCTTGACGATTTCAAGGGCCTGCTGCAGATACGTGTCCATGATGCGCTCCTTGTGTATCTCGTTGTAAAAAATGGTCCCTTTGCCTCAAAAGGCCCCAACACTTCAGACCATAAGCACATCACAACTAGCTGGCAAGAACTTTTCAGCACATAATGACCCCGCACAATACAATTTGTAGCACTTTCCTCCTGCTCGATTCCACCTCAACGTGCCGGCTTTGTCTCCTCGTCTGACGCAGTTCGCTCTTTTGCGATGGGTTGCGGGCAAATCATATTCTGCGGATCTAGCAAACGGTCCACTTCCTCAGAGGACAAGAGATTTTGCTCCAGGACCAGATCGCGGATCGCCTTTCCGGTGCGTAACGCCTCTTGCGCCAGATGCGCGGCCGTCTCGTGTCCCAAAGCCGGAGACAAGGAGGTCACGATACATGTGGATTGATCTACATAGGCCGCGCACCGTTCGG
The sequence above is drawn from the Desulfohalobium retbaense DSM 5692 genome and encodes:
- a CDS encoding ABC transporter permease; the encoded protein is MSWYALLGAVEQGLVFGLMALGVYLTFRVLDFPDLTVDGSLPLGAAVSATAISNGVDPYLSLVFAFLAGFGAGMVTGFLNTKLKILHLLASILSMIALYSVNIRIMQGPNVSLLGSGTVFEPLYDLGLPGYFASPLLFILIAATAVIGLIWFLHTEFGQAMLATGDNAQMITSQGVSTHMMIIFGVGLSNALVAFSGALVAQNQGAADVNMGVGTIVAGLASVIVGETLFGTRGIARTITAVLLGSIVYRTAIAMALGLKLGDFSFTPSDLNLITAVLVVLALTAPQIKQRLRKS
- a CDS encoding ABC transporter ATP-binding protein — its product is MITIEQITKYFHRGSINEVLALDDISLDIKQGDFVTIIGSNGAGKSTLLNCLAGGFFPDSGQLTLDGKDITAWPEFKRARHIGRVFQDPLLGTCASLSIAQNLALAQRRGKRRGIRLGVTKEDKDFFRRELRQLGLGLEDRLDDTVGLLSGGQRQALTMLMATMVRPQLLLLDEHTAALDPKTGHQILDLTANIVESQHLTTLMVTHNMNQALHLGNRLIMLHAGKVILDIAGEEKRNLRVEDLLARFYSLKGEEFSSDRMLLV
- the ndk gene encoding nucleoside-diphosphate kinase; the encoded protein is MTQQTLSIIKPDAVERGLTGTILARIQDAGLRLVALKMLHLDTTEAEAFYAVHKDKPFFGSLTSYMSSGPIVVAVLEGENAISRYRDLMGATNPEKAAEGTLRKTFAVDLERNSVHGSDAPETAATEIAYFFNQLELVG
- the proC gene encoding pyrroline-5-carboxylate reductase, whose protein sequence is MTIRLGFLGTGNMGAALAKGISGREDLELIGFDPDQDRLQAVCRETSMQAAPNGEEVARNADCLIVAVKPHLLETVVAPLAEIAPSGSCLLSIAAGVSMSTLRRVWRTDSPVVRTMPNTPSLYGRGVFALCLDDPKLTATQAALFQDVFTALGAVYTLPESQFDAFTALIGSGPAYVFAFMEALVEAGVSLGLARNQTTEMVNHLLGGATHMAGQSSLHVSQLREMVSSPGGTTLAGLNHFDRQAFRGLVIDAVRAAHDRSRELGQQED
- a CDS encoding MucR family transcriptional regulator yields the protein MDTYLQQALEIVKAQAGVRNMTEEEITSMVHRLANQLKGIVEGEPQEQHEEHQEPAVDPKKAIREKSVVCLECGKTFKVLTKRHLAQHGLTPAEYKAKWGFKKTQSLIAKALARERRKKMQDMRLWERRKKNA